DNA from Drosophila willistoni isolate 14030-0811.24 unplaced genomic scaffold, UCI_dwil_1.1 Seg831, whole genome shotgun sequence:
AGCGTCTGAAGGCCGTGAGTCAGCATTTCTGCACCCGATGGAAAGACGAGTATCTGAAGGAGCTACATAAGCGCAATAAGTGGCGATTCCCTtctaaaaatcttgaagtgggcgatctGGTGGTACTCAAAGACGACAATCTTCCATTTAATGAATGGCGTCTCGGGCGAATCCACCAGACACACCCTGGCAGTGACGGCAATGTCCGCGTCGTCGAACTGCTTACCGCTCGCGGTATTGTGAAGCGTCCCGTCGCAAAGTTGATCTTTCTTCCTCCAgaagaaagaattcaaacCCATTACGTAAAACTACAGTAGCGTCCAGCACTTGGTCCTTCCTCCCAAGGAAGAAGGGCCGAGCTGCCAGTAGTAATATGTGTTTTATCGTCCTACATTAATCCGCTTTCTTCATTATTTGTCCCGGCAGCTTCCTGATATTCGTCAACCTAGATCCCGTTTCCATGGCTCCGAGACCGCGTTCAGTACAGGCATCGAAAGAGGAGCGCAGATGTTCGCGAGGAACTGAGTCCTTCCGTTGCCGAGTCTGTCGCGGAATCCATCCTCTGAAGCGATGCCGTCGCTTCCTGCGGCTGAACGTGGAGAAGAGGATGAGGGCAGTGCTGGCGAATAAGTACTGCGCCAATTGCCTGGCCCACCAACATTCCGGAGGAAGCTGCTTAAGCGGTGATAAGTGCCGAATCTGTGAGGAGGATCACCACACGCTGCTTCACTTCCATGAACAGCCACGTCGACGCACTCCAAGCTCCGTCGTACGCCGAGTCACCCCCGAGTCCTCCAGACGAAGGGTCGCGCCAACGCCAGCCTCCGATCCGAAACTGACCTTGACCACACTGCTGCAGCACCGCAATCCGCATCTGATGCCCACGGCGATGGTGCGCATTGAGACGGAGGGAAAAACCTTCGACGTGAAGGCCCTGGTGGACCCTTGTTCTGCGGTATCGTCGATGGCGACGTCATTGGCCACGGCCTTCAAGTTGACAGCCGTCAATATAGGGGCAGAGAAAGCGGTGGCAGCAGTGATCCGGTCCCCAATCAGTGAAGGATGGCGATTGGAGGCGATCCTGAAGGTGGTCGATGGCTTGTGCTGCCGCACTCCAAGCGCTCCGGTGGACCCACAGATCGCCAAAAAGTTTGAGGGCATCGTCCTGGCGGATGAGACGTTCTACCGACCGTCGTCAGTGTCTCTGGTCCTGGGCGCGGATGTGATCACGGAGGTCATGCTAGAAGGGAGTCTACCTGGGGTTGGCGGGCGGCCGATTGCGATGCGCACAGTTTTTGGCTGGACCCTGTCCGGAGCGTGCCATTAAACTGCCTGGGTCTTGCACTCCTGCAAGGGGGGGAgcatgtttatgcccaaccgggcaacacaagggttaaaggaggcggaagctttcacctcgcgccgctctcccgatggtgcccatcgctctccccacgaaagaactccccacacttcgctccaagcggggcttggtgccctgctcttaattaagctagttttagtgtcaaacttacaagtgaataaaaaagaacattGAAGTGAGATTGCTGCAGTGCCCAATTTCTTGAAGGAAGACattttaaggaaaaaattcatttagctgcctaCTTAGGAAATTCAACCCCCCTACGAATACATTtgtggtccttcgagccggatatatatacatatttttccatacataaaattttacatatatatattcatatccatatacatatacattccacaaaatttctaattttttcgcacacaaatatatttttccaccACCGCGAACAAATCCCGCTATCCCTTGcagcctatatacatacatacatacgagcatacataagtaccgcttaactgcagtataccagcacagctgcaagctcatgtgccaaagaccggcacaaagcaaacgaccaaaagtagctgtgctgtataccctaggttggcaggcactttgtggggtatataggttgaagggtcacgttgaggaaaaaaatcgaataatatttaattggtaaaaatttgtgttccgcgtttttgtttattctattcccacgcgttccaagtcgtattttttggagttatatttcaattccaaaatattcccacgtgttccaagtcgtatttttggagttctatttcaattccaaagtattcccacgtattccaagtcgtatttttggagttacatttcaagtccaaaatattcccacgtgttccaagtcgtattttttggagttatatttcaattccaaagtattcccacgtgttccaagtcgtatctttggagttagattccaattccaaagtgtttccaagcgtttcaagtcgtatctttggttctattgcaattccaaagtattcccacacgttccaagtcgcatctttggagttatattgcaattccaaagtattcccacacgttccaagtcgtatctttggagttagattccaattacaaagtgtttccaagcgTTTCAAGTCTTATCTTTGGttcgatttcaattccaaagtgtttccacccgctccaagtcgcatctttgtagttatatttgaattccaaggTGTTCCAAGCCGTTCCTAGGGTTTTTTGGCAGTGTTCCAAGTCATTCCAAACGTACCAGCTcgttttctggtttttttttttttcaatctatTTCAAGGCGTTTCAAAGCCGTTCTTCAAGTGGTTTGGTAGTGTTCCAGTTTTTCCCAAACGTTCCAGTTCGTCTTTTTGGCTAATTTTCAAGCCGTGCCAAGCCAGCTCACCACTTTATAACCGCCACTCTCTGGGGTTATGAGCACGAGCCCGTCAAAAGACGAGAAAGCAGCTGAGAACACTGCAGCCCCGAGCAAATCCTCAATTGCTGCTCCAGGTCAGCGCCAGAGGAGTACCAGCCCTACTACTCCTCC
Protein-coding regions in this window:
- the LOC124462018 gene encoding uncharacterized protein LOC124462018; the encoded protein is MAPRPRSVQASKEERRCSRGTESFRCRVCRGIHPLKRCRRFLRLNVEKRMRAVLANKYCANCLAHQHSGGSCLSGDKCRICEEDHHTLLHFHEQPRRRTPSSVVRRVTPESSRRRVAPTPASDPKLTLTTLLQHRNPHLMPTAMVRIETEGKTFDVKALVDPCSAVSSMATSLATAFKLTAVNIGAEKAVAAVIRSPISEGWRLEAILKVVDGLCCRTPSAPVDPQIAKKFEGIVLADETFYRPSSVSLVLGADVITEVMLEGSLPGVGGRPIAMRTVFGWTLSGACH